A genomic window from Triticum urartu cultivar G1812 chromosome 7, Tu2.1, whole genome shotgun sequence includes:
- the LOC125522879 gene encoding PAN domain-containing protein At5g03700-like, whose product MAMSGGRIVTMCMAAAALLVSLTGGAGVAAASAKELRQGFSAAHDTSYSHFQPVLTDPTGVFALGFLRVNSTTLDLAVLHLPSAFPLWRAMPDRPAPWSAAASLSFNGNLVLTDGATNQVLWSTAAAAGDRAVLLNTSNLQIQNSSSPVAVWQSFDYPSDTIVQGQNLTSSAALHSIDQRYAMRLGSNYFALYVEPPPLSSGSVAAAMYSKHTALEAKARIVAGGGPIYVRVEPDGYLGMYQKEGPPADVMSFDTFNHGVRALRRMTLEPDGNLRAYYWDGSRWVLDYTTITDSCELPTTCGAYSVCVPPSGRCACLANATEGPGCAAPSVGSGLCGTTGGEVGGLYSEVRSHGVEPANKELLGFEHAPSAGDCEALCARNCSCWGAVYSNGTGYCYLMDYPAQLMVAADEKKLGYFKVRSVGEAAARGGRATGVKAALLAVGVAVVAAAAAFGAYRVWDRRRRAAAETRQQLGADGDGLSPGPYKNLGSFSSVELSSSFNSLRR is encoded by the coding sequence ATGGCGATGTCAGGTGGGCGTATTGTGACGATGTGCATGGCGGCTGCGGCGCTGCTGGTTTCTTTGACCGGCGGCGCGGGCGTGGCGGCGGCCTCAGCGAAGGAGCTACGGCAAGGCTTCTCGGCCGCCCACGACACGTCCTACTCGCACTTCCAGCCGGTGCTCACCGACCCCACCGGCGTCTTCGCCCTCGGCTTCCTCCGCGTCAACTCCACCACGCTTGACCTCGCCGTCCTCCACCTCCCTTCCGCTTTCCCCCTCTGGCGAGCCATGCCGGACCGCCCCGCGCCGTGGTCCGCGGCCGCGTCCCTCTCCTTCAACGGCAACCTGGTGCTCACGGACGGCGCCACCAACCAAGTGCTCTGGTCCACCGCCGCGGCGGCCGGCGACCGCGCCGTTCTCCTCAACACGTCCAACCTTCAGATTCAGAACAGCAGCTCGCCCGTCGCCGTGTGGCAGAGCTTCGACTACCCTTCGGACACCATTGTCCAGGGCCAGAACCTCACCTCATCGGCGGCGCTTCACTCCATCGACCAGCGATACGCCATGCGGCTCGGGAGCAACTACTTCGCGCTCTACGTGGAGCCGCCACCGTTGTCGTCGGGCAGCGTCGCCGCCGCCATGTACTCCAAGCACACGGCTCTGGAGGCCAAGGCCCGGATCGTGGCCGGCGGCGGCCCGATATACGTGCGCGTGGAGCCTGACGGCTACCTCGGCATGTACCAGAAGGAGGGACCCCCCGCGGACGTCATGTCCTTCGACACCTTCAACCACGGCGTCCGCGCTCTCCGCCGCATGACTCTCGAGCCCGACGGCAACCTCCGCGCCTACTACTGGGACGGGTCCCGGTGGGTGCTCGACTACACCACCATCACCGACTCGTGCGAGCTGCCCACCACCTGCGGCGCCTACAGCGTCTGCGTGCCGCCCAGCGGCCGGTGCGCGTGCCTGGCCAACGCCACCGAGGGCCCCGGCTGCGCCGCCCCCTCCGTCGGGAGCGGGCTGTGCGGCACCACGGGCGGCGAGGTTGGCGGGCTGTACTCGGAGGTGCGGAGCCACGGCGTGGAGCCGGCGAACAAGGAGCTGCTGGGGTTCGAGCACGCGCCGTCCGCGGGAGACTGCGAGGCGCTGTGCGCGCGCAACTGCAGCTGCTGGGGCGCGGTGTACAGCAACGGGACGGGCTACTGCTACCTCATGGACTACCCGGCGCAGCTGATGGTGGCCGCCGACGAGAAGAAGCTGGGCTACTTCAAGGTGAGGAGCGTGGGAGAGGCGGCTGCGCGCGGCGGGAGGGCGACCGGCGTCAAGGCGGCGCTGCTTGCGGTCGGCGTCGCGGTGGTGGCTGCCGCCGCTGCGTTCGGGGCGTACAGGGTGTGGGACAGGAGGCGCCGTGCGGCAGCGGAGACGCGGCAGCAGCTGGGCGCCGACGGTGATGGGCTCTCGCCGGGTCCCTACAAGAATCTGGGATCCTTCAGCTCCGTCGAGCTCTCCAGCAGCTTCAACTCCTTGCGGAGGTAG